A window from Actinomycetospora corticicola encodes these proteins:
- a CDS encoding RDD family protein, whose translation MDDTRHRSTVPTPEELLVSITAVPPLAPAPPAPLASISRRVLGFVLDVGLVAVLGLGVWWLEHGGHLVRLFPVPYPGVQNVAIPLFYVLVLAVVPAVAGRTPGMAVLGMRVRDAGHRGRVGFLRQLVRAVLLPVDLIALGLVGVVVMWRTPQRQRTGDVIAQTVVERTPQAG comes from the coding sequence GTGGACGACACACGGCACCGGTCCACGGTGCCCACGCCCGAGGAGCTCCTCGTGTCGATCACCGCGGTCCCCCCGCTCGCGCCCGCCCCGCCCGCCCCGCTCGCCTCGATCTCCCGGCGCGTCCTGGGGTTCGTGCTCGACGTCGGCCTCGTGGCCGTCCTCGGGCTCGGCGTGTGGTGGCTCGAGCACGGCGGGCACCTGGTCCGTCTGTTCCCGGTGCCCTACCCGGGGGTCCAGAACGTCGCGATCCCGCTGTTCTACGTGCTGGTCCTCGCGGTCGTGCCGGCGGTCGCGGGCCGGACGCCCGGGATGGCCGTGCTCGGGATGCGGGTCCGCGACGCCGGGCACCGCGGGCGGGTCGGGTTCCTCCGTCAGCTCGTGCGGGCGGTGCTCCTGCCCGTCGACCTCATCGCCCTCGGGCTCGTCGGCGTCGTCGTCATGTGGCGGACCCCGCAGCGCCAGCGGACGGGCGACGTGATCGCGCAGACCGTCGTCGAGCGCACCCCGCAGGCCGGGTGA